The following is a genomic window from bacterium (Candidatus Blackallbacteria) CG13_big_fil_rev_8_21_14_2_50_49_14.
GGTCTCTCCGACAGGAGGGCTGCCGACCGCAGGCGGAAATACCTTGGGGGTTGCCGGTATGGACACTTCTTCAGGTCAGACCGCTCCGGTGATTGCAATGGGCACAGCTCCGATTGAAGCCTCTGCCGCTATCGCTGAAGGGGCAGAAGTAGAAGCTCTGGCCGATGGCCGGATTGTCACCAAGTCTACGGGTGTAACCGTGGGCCGTACTTTGCAGGCCGCCACGGCTGCCGGGCAAGTCATTGAAGTTCTGCTGATTCCCAACTAAAGAAAAACCAAGGAGAAAAACCAATGGCTCAAATGAACACAGCCCAGGCCCGTGTCGTCGATCCCGTTCTGACTGAAGTGGCCCGTGGGTACCGCAATGCCGAACATGTCGGCTTAAATCTTTTCCCTTATGTGCCTGTCGGTCAGCGGGGTGGGAAGGTCGTTGAATTTGGCAAAGAAGCTTTCAAGCTCTACCGCACAGCTCGCGCTCCCGGTGGGAATGTCGGTTCAGTAGATTTTGCTTATTCCAATACCCCCTATGCCCTTGAACAACACGCTCTGAATGGAAAAGTCCCTGTTGAATTACTCGAAGATGCGAAAGCTATTCCAGGTATTGACTTAGGCAAGATTGCCGTCAGCCAGGTCATGGATATTATTCACCTGCGTCTGGAGTACCAACAGGCCCAACTGGCCCGCAATGCGGCCTCCTATGCTGCCAGCAATAAGGTTACGCTCTCTGGAACATCGCAGTGGAGTGATGCCAGCTCGAAACCCTCTTCAGACATTGAAACTGCCCGTGAAGCAATTCGCACAAAGACAGGGCTTTATCCCAATGTCGCAATCATTTCAGCAGCTGTTTTCTCAGTCCTGAAAACCCATCCGCAGATCATTGATCGGATTAAGTACACGGGTCGGGATTCCGTAACCGCTCAAATGCTGGCCGCGCTCTGGGATATTGACCAGGTGCATGTCGGCAAGGCTGTTTATGCCGATGAATCAGGCGCGTTCACCGATGTTTGGGGCAAAGATGTGGTGCTGGCCTACGCTGCCCCCGCCTCTCTGGCTGCCATGGGCTCACCGTCCTACGCGTACACTTACCGTCTGCGCAATTACCCGGTGGCCGAAGAGGCCAATTACAGCAAGAATGATCGTTCTTGGTATTACCCCGTGATTGACGAGGTTTCCCCCGTCATTGCCGGTGCTGATGCCGGATACCTGATCACGAACGCGGTGGCTTAGGTCTGTGAAAATCAAGACGGTCACACCGATTAAACATGACGGGGAGATGATTCCGCAGGATACCCTGCTGGATCTCCCCGCTGAACAGGCCCAGCCCCTGATTGATGCCGGGGCTGCGCTTGCGGTGGATTTAAACGGGGTTAAAACACCCCCTAAATCCTCTAAAAAGGCCGGGTGAAAATGGACTACGCCACACCCGCCGAATTGATTGCCGCTGCCCCTGAGAATCTGGTCGCCAACCTGACAGGCACAGATACCCCGGATACCGTGGCAATCCAGCGAGCATTGAATGATGCCTTTGCTGAAATCGACGGGTATCTGGCCGGTCGCTATGTATTACCGCTGGCCTCAGTGCCCCCTGTCCTGAGGCGGGTCGCGATAGATATTGCCATGTACAGGCTTCAAAATCTGCGTGGTTTCGGAGACCTTGAAGATTC
Proteins encoded in this region:
- a CDS encoding DUF2190 domain-containing protein, which encodes MLATAGLTGNRLVSPTGGLPTAGGNTLGVAGMDTSSGQTAPVIAMGTAPIEASAAIAEGAEVEALADGRIVTKSTGVTVGRTLQAATAAGQVIEVLLIPN
- a CDS encoding DUF1320 domain-containing protein, which codes for MDYATPAELIAAAPENLVANLTGTDTPDTVAIQRALNDAFAEIDGYLAGRYVLPLASVPPVLRRVAIDIAMYRLQNLRGFGDLEDSRKRYEDAIAYLKMLAKGEVSLGLSTADTGSAAPTGIAYSAPDSIMTNLGY